A single genomic interval of Agarivorans aestuarii harbors:
- a CDS encoding ketopantoate reductase family protein: MTVSAEPYYDFAIIGAGAVGGLLAGLLSHQQQKVCFVDSRLSHTQDLTLQLDSLEYGVITNNLKVFPSLPNCRWLLLCVKAHQVKQALSAFKLADNCKLMLVVNGMGAYHEIVDKLAPQLLYLASNTHGALIQEKTNTQLQLKHTGLGQLVVGPYLKNAAKPQDLMALEQALPSASWQDNIYPALWRKLTINCCINPLTALHQCRNGELLDTRFAKDIAALCDEVSQVAAAEQLDLSAEDLHKTVLQVAKATANNFSSMQQDIHHKRLSEIGYINGYIVKQAAKHQLACPHNQYMLQQIQRLEKHND, from the coding sequence ATGACTGTTTCTGCAGAACCCTATTACGACTTTGCCATCATTGGCGCGGGCGCCGTAGGTGGCTTACTGGCCGGCTTGTTGAGCCATCAACAACAAAAAGTGTGTTTTGTTGACTCACGCTTAAGCCATACTCAAGACCTAACATTGCAACTTGATAGCCTTGAATATGGCGTCATTACAAACAACTTGAAGGTATTTCCCAGCTTACCTAATTGCCGTTGGTTATTGCTATGCGTAAAAGCCCACCAAGTAAAACAAGCCTTGTCTGCGTTTAAGCTAGCCGACAATTGCAAACTAATGTTAGTGGTTAACGGGATGGGCGCATACCATGAGATCGTAGATAAACTAGCTCCCCAGCTGTTGTATTTAGCCAGTAATACTCATGGCGCGCTTATTCAAGAAAAGACGAATACCCAACTACAGCTAAAACACACAGGCTTGGGTCAGCTGGTTGTTGGGCCTTACCTAAAAAACGCCGCAAAGCCGCAAGATTTGATGGCACTTGAACAAGCATTGCCAAGCGCAAGTTGGCAAGACAATATTTACCCCGCTCTGTGGCGAAAACTGACAATCAATTGCTGCATTAACCCTCTCACTGCCTTGCACCAATGCCGAAACGGCGAACTGCTAGATACACGTTTTGCCAAAGATATTGCCGCACTTTGCGACGAAGTTAGCCAAGTAGCCGCTGCCGAACAGCTTGATTTAAGTGCCGAAGACCTACACAAAACGGTGTTGCAGGTAGCGAAAGCAACTGCCAATAACTTTTCCTCTATGCAGCAAGACATACACCACAAACGCCTTAGTGAAATAGGCTACATTAATGGTTATATAGTTAAGCAAGCTGCGAAACATCAATTGGCTTGCCCACATAATCAATACATGCTGCAACAGATCCAGCGATTGGAGAAACACAATGACTAA
- a CDS encoding DJ-1 family glyoxalase III, whose amino-acid sequence MTKVMVAIASGSEEIEAVSIIDVLRRAEIIVDVVSIEADKRLEIVASRGVKLVADLHISDIDPANYQMLVLPGGVPGSEAFRDCESLIAMLKKRNTKQWLAAICAAPAVVLAEHNLLGDAVVTCHPGFQQQLPQNQLSVDRVVVDQEHKLITSQGPGTAIEFSLALIAQLKDQQSANQVAAPMVLT is encoded by the coding sequence ATGACTAAAGTGATGGTAGCTATAGCCTCTGGCAGTGAAGAGATTGAAGCCGTAAGCATCATCGATGTATTACGCCGAGCCGAGATTATCGTAGACGTAGTAAGTATTGAAGCCGACAAGCGCTTGGAGATAGTTGCCTCTCGCGGCGTAAAACTAGTGGCCGATCTGCATATTAGCGATATAGACCCAGCAAACTACCAGATGCTGGTATTGCCCGGTGGTGTTCCCGGTAGTGAGGCTTTCCGTGACTGCGAATCACTCATTGCCATGCTTAAGAAACGTAATACGAAGCAATGGTTAGCCGCAATTTGCGCAGCTCCTGCTGTAGTACTAGCAGAGCATAATTTACTGGGTGATGCTGTAGTAACTTGCCACCCTGGCTTTCAACAGCAGCTACCGCAAAACCAATTAAGTGTCGACAGAGTAGTGGTTGATCAAGAACATAAGCTAATCACCAGCCAAGGCCCCGGCACAGCTATTGAATTTAGTTTAGCCTTAATTGCTCAGCTCAAGGATCAACAGAGCGCCAACCAAGTCGCCGCCCCCATGGTGTTAACTTAA